In Torulaspora globosa chromosome 1, complete sequence, a genomic segment contains:
- the TMA16 gene encoding Tma16p (ancestral locus Anc_8.695), translated as MPLSKSLSKIQKNLKSGGKKVTVHPNGRKFKQLARGTLRENKIAAKKRAHNERRSNELFRIKFIQDVINTDSFKDRETFDHKEVAVFIQQFICRDDPELESLKKKRRPDRAPSNRQLILQQKRDSEFQEFEKGFLCPDLTDEKNVKFLRNWNQSFGLMSTLKLVRINSQGDQVVGGNAQLPVTSADVEMQ; from the coding sequence ATGCCACTTTCTAAGTCGCTGTCgaagattcagaaaaaCCTGAAGTCTGGTGGTAAAAAGGTCACAGTTCATCCAAATGGTCGTAAATTCAAACAGCTTGCAAGAGGAACCTTGCGTGAGAATAAAATAGCAGCCAAAAAGAGGGCTCATAATGAGCGTAGATCAAATGAACTGTTCAGAATTAAGTTTATCCAGGATGTGATCAACACGGATTCATTCAAAGATAGAGAAACGTTCGATCATAAAGAGGTTGCTGTATTTATTCAACAATTCATCTGCCGCGATGACCCTGAGTTGGAgagtttgaagaagaagagaagacCAGATAGAGCACCTTCAAATAGACAGTTaattctgcagcagaagaggGACTCGGAATTCCAGGAGTTCGAGAAAGGGTTTCTATGCCCAGATCTAACGGATGAGAAGAACGTAAAGTTTCTGAGGAACTGGAATCAATCTTTTGGTCTGATGAGCACACTAAAACTTGTTAGGATAAACTCTCAAGGGGATCAAGTTGTCGGTGGTAATGCGCAGCTTCCCGTCACAAGTGCTGATGTGGAAATGCAGTGA
- the SEC63 gene encoding protein-transporting protein SEC63 (ancestral locus Anc_8.698) produces the protein MPQSYEYDESSETWPFFLLTLLFMVLVPLTVSQASRLFFGQAVENGEENNGQRQVQKALARIDDEMMDEEMRTFRQAYQKSKKSKIWSKRNVMVVVGWALFAALVQRIRNSEAIEASAIGVFDPYALLGVTASASDRDIKSAYRKLSVKFHPDKLAKSLSSEERARIEEMYVQISKAYEALTDEITKANYLTYGHPDGPQTVSHGIAIPSFLVDRAASPVVVLAYLVLLSIVLPYLVSKWWSRTRSFTKKGIHVKTASHFVDRLVNYKPSEIVTVDLIVKWLSDAEEFKILFPQLTSADFEQLIHDHINRAENSTIKDKTVRFRVVGKCHSLLHGLLDLACGIRNTEIAIVTLETFKCIVQAVPPTPYSQIMQLPNVDKQKFLQGSVDEIHTLGKLFTYKDEEISKILGIDDEHKLKQTLAVASNIPQLKLIKAEFLVPGESQVSPSSTPHISIKLLVRSPQQKNIPPERFPESMLEEPQDFEFQQNPFNIMETEPLMPYSYAPFFPSKRRNAFCCLVALQKDAKILQTPVIVQRMSLENLTKNFDKREIKDLDTDFTPEDWKIGTIKIPLGQPAPDETGDVYFRVIIKSTDYFTTDLDFTVNMQVRDQPVQESKAKSVDYAETSETEDESSDSSEAEDEDEADDDSGSDYTDIDTDTEAEEDGANEAD, from the coding sequence ATGCCGCAAAGCTATGAGTACGATGAGTCCAGCGAGACGTGGCCGTTTTTTCTGCTGACGTTACTGTTTATGGTGCTGGTGCCACTCACGGTGTCGCAAGCCAGTCGATTGTTCTTTGGTCAGGCTGTTGAGAATGGGGAGGAGAATAATGGTCAGAGACAGGTGCAGAAAGCGCTAGCGAggatcgatgatgagatgatggACGAGGAGATGAGGACATTCCGTCAGGCGTACCAGAAGAGTaagaaatcgaagatatGGAGTAAGAGAAATGTAATGGTGGTTGTCGGATGGGCGTTATTTGCTGCGCTAGTGCAGCGAATCAGAAACAGTGAGGCCATAGAGGCTTCCGCAATCGGGGTTTTCGACCCTTACGCTCTGCTGGGAGTCACTGCAAGTGCGTCTGACAGAGATATTAAGTCGGCGTACAGAAAATTATCCGTCAAGTTTCATCCGGATAAGCTGGCAAAAAGCTTGTCGAGCGAGGAGAGGGCTAGGATCGAGGAGATGTATGTTCAGATCTCGAAGGCGTATGAAGCTTTGACCGATGAAATAACGAAGGCCAACTATCTGACATATGGACACCCTGATGGTCCACAAACTGTAAGCCACGGTATCGCTATTCCCAGCTTTCTGGTTGACCGCGCGGCGTCTCCAGTGGTCGTTCTTGCCTATCTCGTGTTACTGAGTATTGTGCTTCCATACTTGGTGAGTAAATGGTGGTCTAGAACCCGGTCGTTCACCAAGAAAGGGATTCATGTCAAGACTGCGTCTCATTTTGTTGACCGGCTTGTCAACTACAAGCCCTCGGAGATTGTCACTGTCGATCTCATAGTGAAGTGGTTATCTGATGctgaagagttcaaaatACTCTTCCCGCAGCTGACGTCGGCAGATTTTGAACAGCTAATTCACGATCATATAAACCGTGCGGAAAATTCGACAATCAAAGACAAAACCGTTCGCTTCAGAGTTGTGGGTAAATGTCATTCCCTGTTGCATGGATTGCTGGATTTGGCTTGTGGTATCAGAAATACAGAGATCGCAATTGTAACTTTAGAAACATTCAAGTGCATTGTGCAGGCAGTGCCCCCCACACCATACTCCCAAATCATGCAACTTCCCAATGTCGATAAGCAAAAGTTCCTGCAGGGATCTGTGGATGAAATCCATACTTTGGGCAAGCTTTTCACGTACAAGGACGAGGAAATTTCGAAGATACTAGGtattgatgatgagcaCAAGTTGAAGCAGACCTTGGCTGTGGCATCAAACATTCCTCAGTTaaagttgatcaaagcaGAATTTTTGGTTCCGGGTGAAAGCCAGGTGTCTCCATCCTCCACTCCGCATATATCCATCAAACTGCTTGTTCGCTCACCGCAGCAGAAAAATATTCCGCCAGAGAGATTTCCAGAATCCATGCTGGAAGAACCGCAGGATTTTGAATTCCAGCAGAATCCATTTAATATCATGGAAACGGAGCCCTTAATGCCATACTCATACGCGCCATTTTTCCCATCGAAAAGACGCAATGCCTTCTGTTGCCTGGTCGCTCTCCAGAAGGATGCAAAGATACTGCAAACGCCTGTCATTGTTCAAAGAATGTCGCTCGAAAATCTGACCAAGAACTTTGACAAGCGCGAAATCAAGGACTTAGACACTGACTTCACCCCCGAAGATTGGAAAATTGGCACCATTAAGATTCCTCTGGGCCAACCTGCGCCTGATGAAACTGGTGATGTGTACTTCAGGGTCATCATCAAGTCAACAGATTACTTCACCACTGATCTGGACTTCACAGTGAACATGCAAGTCCGCGACCAGCCTGTCCAGGAAAGTAAAGCGAAAAGCGTTGACTATGCAGAGACAAGTGAGACGGAGGACGAGTCATCGGATAGCTCAGAGgctgaggatgaggacgaagCAGACGACGATAGCGGAAGCGACTACACCGACATAGATACTGATACGGAAGCGGAAGAAGACGGTGCCAACGAAGCCGATTGA
- the MRX4 gene encoding Mrx4p (ancestral locus Anc_8.696), producing the protein MALLGVRNCDRWRGHSIFHPMLRGYATTQGKKLDWDMVFNPRSSKRKALNQFKKNLLYLAEKGLTPSAGSQEYEAVRYLSCQGTRSIRKLCEMIMQHRVNEHQVWEAIVRVSHRDPANIAVPQKLETSSRVHPKLRPMLKIRPQAVDLLEDVIDKVEKSQAKEPSSREDAVAFDEPKPRNCTSSIKQRNIQDIDVQSLGNYLQKAGQYGERRRRYTWENQRHFSWEHATNGPFTLSAGEVLFPNPMYKRYKKKPLENLKHKASTILSLGNKGSRYEQDKPTELLVYNLVSKKQRVIPVSNDSSLFNINYKDLFGIINSSKNAPEETLSIINQFEGKGWTLIGDLYDNSQTIAFQRTVVPSSHAAKALARSPWLWAAILSALLFGSYSLSSLALWGSDEPLDRSSGNEREEA; encoded by the coding sequence ATGGCTCTGTTAGGCGTCAGAAATTGCGATAGATGGAGAGGCCACAGCATATTTCATCCAATGCTTCGCGGTTACGCCACTACTCAAGGAAAGAAGCTCGACTGGGATATGGTATTTAATCCCAGGTCATCGAAAAGGAAAGCCCTCAAtcaattcaagaagaatcttctGTATTTGGCAGAAAAAGGCCTGACTCCATCAGCGGGATCTCAGGAGTACGAAGCAGTACGGTACTTGTCATGCCAGGGTACAAGATCGATCAGGAAGTTATGTGAAATGATTATGCAGCACCGTGTTAACGAGCATCAAGTTTGGGAAGCAATAGTAAGGGTCAGTCACCGAGATCCTGCTAACATTGCGGTCCCCCAGAAGTTGGAaacttcttcgagagtTCATCCCAAGCTCCGGCCCATGTTGAAGATTAGGCCTCAGGCAGtggatcttctggaagacGTAATAGAtaaagttgaaaagagccAAGCCAAGGAGccatcttcaagagaagacGCAGTTGCTTTCGATGAACCGAAGCCTAGAAACTGTACATCCTCGATAAAGCAGCGGAATATTCAGGATATCGATGTCCAGTCTCTGGGAAACTATCTACAAAAGGCTGGGCAATACGgagagcgaagaagaagatacaCTTGGGAGAACCAGAGACATTTTAGTTGGGAGCACGCGACGAACGGACCCTTTACACTTTCAGCTGGCGAGGTACTGTTTCCGAACCCAATGTACAAGCGAtacaagaagaagccattgGAGAATCTGAAGCATAAAGCTTCGACTATCCTTTCGCTTGGCAATAAAGGATCTCGCTACGAGCAGGATAAACCGACAGAGCTACTGGTCTACAATCTGGTTAGTAAAAAGCAGAGAGTCATACCAGTGAGTAATGACAGTAGTCTGTTCAATATAAATTACAAAGACCTGTTTGGTATAATAAACAGCTCTAAAAATGCTCCCGAAGAAACGCTCAGTATTATCAACCAGTTTGAGGGCAAAGGATGGACACTGATCGGCGATCTTTATGACAATTCTCAGACAATTGCATTCCAAAGAACTGTCGTCCCGAGTTCGCATGCAGCAAAGGCACTGGCGAGAAGCCCTTGGCTTTGGGCAGCAATTTTATCTGCCCTTCTTTTCGGCTCATATAGCCTCTCATCTCTTGCGCTCTGGGGCAGCGATGAACCACTCGATAGAAGCAGTGGTAACGAGAGGGAGGAAGCCTGA
- the REV3 gene encoding DNA-directed DNA polymerase (ancestral locus Anc_8.694), whose protein sequence is MSESETVLSELHSTINPEWMHVQLNDYDFYLARPSSLDPHHGSSLPMNQFLRVPVIRVYGFLPTGHQALCHIHGVFPYIFIRYDGQEDDSAATINQRCAQLHNMLEIKSQLSMVKKKNIKQVKQNISDLKYIANVSVVKGIPFYGFHVGYTLFYKISLLDAGFTNKLSDLIRDGKMFGRKTETFESHLPYLLQFSADYNLFGCSWMDFDHCYFRKPVLNTALDLDKILHDEKLENILEQFCDENSNVLPDREFPRIGNGLLEIDILPQFIRNVDEVHFRDLHHDFCEIRGNASSLLNKPYVSSTRKIISDITLQRRLSSLEPYVPVASIQRSAGQEIKWQSSKAFEEDFEKAKARIDSAFADVKLDFDTFVKYSKRSTTTNGIKLVRDSLSELWPICPDISGRAQLRNDLPQVIDTLDGSFNAADVSDEEPDKLPISQDVPPAEHAENPELTINSKGDNCDSSGRPTGLRDVILTQNMAERRVKRKGTSQNFAGSSAVKRLKVKRAGIKYESGSFCYKRCRIEFGTILSDLEMKGFPKIDYADPFFENPLDLRLKPYIYAGKRFEITSPHLSCRLPVPFQEQYMSEDSIRKEKVFSSWKYIKKPPTYSKIAKEAYDSKKKRFRSQLENPTSKADNRFLMNINRGKKAAHSVLHTSLTHFSLEIHVQTEGKNLPDPEKDKVSIIFWCLEKESYPFDLKVSPIGIMVLKDPDVDDHYEKRIQQAAGDIPVAFYEDEFDLLDALIDIVLIIDPDILSGFELHATSWGYIIERCRAAHQFDFADEISRVNTDAKTKVKDRWGYSHASAIVISGRHMINIWRAIKDDLALAKYTIENVSYVVFQERLPHFSSESLSSMWRDNGRISSVKTVLSYWIDRLQLNIRLLQKQEYVPRITELSRLTGIDFYSVYYRGSQYKIESILSRLCKAESFIMVAPSQDRVKQQNALECVPLVMEPESAFYKSPLVVLDFQSLYPSIMMAYNYCYSTILGRVRELDPERNVIGATEISLPKGLLSLLTDHITIAPNGIAYVKSSIRKSTLAKMLEDILDTRFIVKKTMTDIGGSNPMLSRLLNSRQLALKLIANVTYGYTSASFSGRMPCSDLADSIVQTGRETLEKAITLIEDNVDWGAKVVYGDTDSLFVYLPGKSREEAFTIGRAIAEKVTKSNPSPIVLKFEKVYHPSLLLSKKRYVGYMYERNARQSPVFDAKGIETVRRDGHPAQQKIVEKAIRILFDSKDLSKVKQFIQGEFAKIQLGTASVQDFCFSKVVRLGAYKNEQTAPPGAIVATRMMQSDHRARPQYKERVPYVVIKGSAGQLLRDRCVSPEEFVANGSSELDSDYYINKTLVPPLERLFNILGIDVSQWAFELPRQKNVAVSMETKKIDTDLASMHCVNCHKEIGKRDSLLCDACLEHRDETAAQLTLRTESNDARLKAVATVCRTCCFRYNHDASEASDLVAARCDSYDCPVYFERLKATGYVTSRKHNRSLKALKAINHW, encoded by the coding sequence ATGTCTGAAAGTGAGACTGTCCTTTCGGAGCTGCACTCTACGATCAATCCAGAATGGATGCATGTACAATTGAATGACTACGATTTTTACCTTGCGAGGCCGAGCAGTTTGGATCCACATCATGGGAGCAGTTTGCCCATGAATCAGTTTCTTAGGGTGCCTGTAATACGAGTTTACGGTTTCTTACCTACAGGTCACCAAGCTCTCTGCCATATCCATGGCGTCTTTCCCTACATATTCATACGTTATGATGGACAGGAGGATGACAGTGCTGCAACTATCAATCAGAGGTGTGCCCAGCTGCACAATATGCTGGAGATCAAGTCTCAGCTTTCGATGgtcaaaaagaagaatattaAGCAGGTAAAGCAGAATATTAGCGATCTGAAGTACATTGCGAACGTTTCTGTCGTCAAGGGTATCCCCTTCTATGGCTTCCATGTTGGCTATACGCTCTTCTACAAGATATCGCTATTGGATGCAGGCTTCACGAATAAATTATCCGATTTGATCAGAGACGGTAAGATGTTTGGCAGGAAGACTGAAACTTTTGAATCTCATCTGCCGTATTTGCTGCAGTTTTCGGCTGATTACAACTTATTTGGCTGCTCCTGGATGGATTTCGATCATTGCTACTTTAGAAAGCCTGTCTTGAATACTGCTCTGGACTTGGATAAAATATTGcatgatgaaaaattagaAAATATACTAGAACAGTTCTGCGATGAAAACTCAAATGTTTTGCCTGATCGAGAGTTTCCAAGGATTGGAAATGGTCTGCTTGAGATCGATATATTGCCTCAGTTTATCCGCAACGTTGATGAAGTACACTTTCGAGATTTGCATCACGATTTTTGTGAAATAAGAGGTAATGCATCCAGTCTACTGAACAAGCCGTATGTGTCTTCCACGAGGAAGATAATTTCTGATATAACATTACAGAGGCGACTATCTTCATTGGAGCCCTACGTTCCTGTGGCAAGTATCCAAAGATCAGCTGGTCAGGAAATCAAGTGGCAATCCTCAAAAGCTTTCGAagaggattttgaaaagGCTAAAGCGAGGATAGACTCTGCTTTCGCCGATGTTAAGCTTGATTTTGATACCTTTGTCAAATATTCAAAGCGATCAACGACTACAAATGGTATAAAACTGGTACGAGACTCCCTTTCCGAACTTTGGCCCATTTGTCCTGATATCAGTGGCCGTGCGCAATTGCGAAATGACTTACCACAAGTAATTGATACATTGGACGGTTCTTTCAACGCCGCTGATGTCAGCGACGAAGAACCTGATAAGCTTCCTATCTCTCAAGATGTCCCTCCTGCAGAACATGCTGAAAATCCAGAATTAACAATAAACAGCAAAGGTGACAATTGCGATTCTTCTGGACGCCCGACAGGGCTTAGAGATGTCATACTAACACAAAATATGGCCGAAAGACGTGTCAAAAGGAAGGGCACTTCTCAAAACTTTGCAGGCTCAAGTGCTGTCAAGAGACTTAAGGTTAAAAGAGCTGGTATTAAATATGAAAGTGGTTCCTTTTGTTATAAGAGATGTAGGATAGAGTTCGGTACCATTTTGAGTGATTTGGAAATGAAGGGATTTCCTAAGATTGATTATGCAGATCCATTTTTTGAGAATCCGCTGGATCTGCGGCTGAAGCCGTACATTTATGCAGGGAAAAGGTTCGAGATAACTTCACCTCATTTAAGCTGCCGACTTCCGGTACcctttcaagaacagtaCATGTCAGAGGACTCGATTAGGAAGGAAAAGGTTTTCAGCTCGTGGAAATACATCAAAAAGCCACCAACCTATAGTAAAATCGCTAAAGAGGCCTACGATAGTAAGAAGAAACGCTTTAGATCACAGTTGGAGAATCCAACTTCTAAAGCTGATAATAGGTTCCTGATGAACATAAATCGAGGGAAAAAGGCGGCTCATTCAGTTTTGCACACTTCCTTAACACATTTCAGCCTGGAGATTCATGTTCAAACGGAGGGAAAGAATTTACCGGATCCTGAAAAGGACAAAGTGtcgatcatcttctggtGCTTGGAGAAAGAATCTTACCCATTCGATCTAAAGGTTTCGCCCATAGGAATAATGGTGCTTAAAGACCCTGACGTCGATGATCATTATGAAAAAAGAATACAACAAGCTGCAGGTGATATACCTGTCGCTTTCTATGAGGATGAATTCGATTTACTAGATGCTTTGATCGACATCGTGTTGATAATTGACCCTGATATTTTATCAGGCTTTGAGCTTCATGCTACGTCCTGGGGCTACATAATTGAGCGCTGTAGAGCAGCACATCAGTTTGACtttgcagatgaaatttctAGAGTCAACACGGATGCAAAGACAAAGGTAAAAGATCGTTGGGGTTATTCGCATGCGTCCGCAATTGTCATATCTGGAAGGCATATGATAAACATATGGAGAGCGATAAAGGACGATTTGGCGCTGGCAAAGTATACCATTGAGAATGTTAGTTACGTTGTTTTCCAGGAGCGACTGCCGCATTTCTCGTCTGAgtctctttcttccatGTGGCGAGACAATGGAAGGATATCAAGCGTGAAGACGGTTTTAAGTTACTGGATAGATCGACTTCAGCTAAATattcgtcttcttcagaagcaaGAATACGTACCGAGAATAACCGAGCTGTCGAGGCTGACTGGTATTGACTTTTATTCCGTTTACTACAGAGGCTCTCAATACAAAATAGAATCTATTCTTTCTAGATTATGCAAGGCGGAGAGTTTCATCATGGTGGCCCCGAGTCAGGATCGTGTTAAGCAGCAGAATGCTTTGGAATGTGTGCCCCTGGTAATGGAGCCGGAATCTGCGTTTTACAAAAGCCCTCTAGTCGTTTTGGATTTCCAATCATTATATCCTTCAATTATGATGGCCTATAATTACTGCTATTCCACTATTCTGGGTAGGGTCCGCGAATTGGATCCGGAAAGAAACGTTATCGGAGCTACTGAAATTTCGCTCCCGAAGGGTTTACTCTCATTGTTAACAGATCATATCACCATAGCTCCTAATGGTATCGCCTACGTCAAATCTAGCATTCGTAAGTCTACCCTTGCCAAAATGCTAGAGGACATACTTGATACCAGATTCATCGTAAAAAAGACAATGACAGACATTGGTGGAAGTAACCCTATGCTGAGTCGATTGCTCAACAGCAGGCAGCTAGCTCTGAAGCTTATAGCCAACGTTACCTATGGTTACacctcagcttctttctctggtCGAATGCCCTGTTCGGATTTAGCGGACAGCATTGTGCAAACCGGGAGAGAGACCCTCGAGAAGGCGATTACTTTGATTGAAGATAACGTTGATTGGGGTGCCAAGGTAGTTTATGGTGACACTGATAGTTTATTTGTTTATTTGCCAGGAAAATCCAGGGAAGAAGCGTTCACGATAGGCAGGGCCATAGCTGAGAAAGTAACAAAATCTAACCCTTCTCCTATTGTTCTGAAGTTTGAAAAAGTCTATCACCCCAGTTTACTCCtcagcaagaaaagatATGTTGGTTATATGTATGAGAGGAATGCTAGGCAAAGTCCGGTCTTTGACGCTAAAGGTATTGAGACTGTCAGAAGAGATGGTCATCCTGCTCAACAAAAGATAGTCGAGAAAGCAATTCGAATTCTTTTCGATTCGAAGGACCTATCGAAAGTGAAGCAATTTATTCAAGGAGAATTCGCCAAAATTCAGCTAGGTACCGCATCCGTTCAAGACTTTTGTTTCTCTAAAGTTGTCAGGTTGGGTGCTTACAAAAACGAACAGACAGCGCCACCTGGTGCCATTGTTGCGACACGTATGATGCAAAGTGATCATCGAGCCAGACCACAGTACAAAGAGAGAGTGCCCTACGTGGTGATCAAGGGATCTGCCGGTCAATTACTCCGAGATAGATGCGTCTCTCCTGAAGAGTTCGTGGCAAATGGAAGTTCCGAACTCGATTCCGACTATTACATAAACAAAACGCTGGTCCCGCCTTTAGAGAGGTTGTTCAATATATTAGGTATAGACGTTTCACAATGGGCTTTTGAGTTACCAAGACAGAAAAACGTAGCCGTCAGCATGGAGACAAAGAAAATTGACACAGACCTGGCTTCCATGCATTGCGTGAACTGTCATAAGGAGATTGGAAAAAGGGACAGCCTTCTTTGCGATGCGTGCCTCGAGCATCGTGATGAAACTGCCGCACAACTGACGCTGCGGACAGAGTCTAACGATGCCAGGCTGAAGGCAGTAGCAACCGTATGCCGCACATGCTGTTTCCGCTACAATCACGATGCCAGTGAAGCTAGCGATTTGGTCGCAGCCCGCTGTGATTCGTACGATTGTCCAGTATATTTCGAGCGCCTCAAGGCCACGGGCTACGTTACTTCCAGAAAGCACAATCGATCACTGAAGGCCTTGAAGGCTATCAACCATTGGTAG
- the NAT5 gene encoding peptide alpha-N-acetyltransferase subunit NAT5 (ancestral locus Anc_8.697): MPRDLTTLDNVYENNLGTLMKLSNSVLPVQYPESFFQELFPKGKNGSKDTFFAQLGYYSEVAVGGIKAKLLTNKKGEVLPQGVYIELLVVLEHYRNKGIGTKLLNYVESECKRHFQHDIFVHVACDNESAIEWYTKHGFVREGDVLKNYYKNTAGSPDCFILKKHI; this comes from the coding sequence ATGCCCCGGGATCTTACGACTCTCGACAACGTTTACGAGAACAACTTGGGTACTCTAATGAAGCTATCCAATTCAGTTTTGCCTGTACAGTATCCagaaagcttctttcaagagctgTTTCCCAAGGGTAAGAACGGGTCAAAGGACACTTTCTTTGCTCAATTGGGTTACTACAGTGAGGTTGCCGTTGGTGGCATAAAAGCTAAGCTTCTTACCAACAAGAAAGGTGAAGTCTTGCCCCAAGGTGTTTATATCGAGCTTCTTGTTGTATTGGAACACTACAGAAATAAGGGAATTGGGACAAAGCTGCTGAATTACGTTGAATCTGAGTGTAAGAGACATTTCCAGCACGATATATTCGTCCATGTAGCATGCGATAACGAATCCGCTATCGAATGGTATACGAAGCATGGTTTCGTTAGGGAAGGCGACGTACTGAAGAACTACTATAAGAATACTGCAGGGTCACCAGattgcttcatcttgaagaagcatatTTGA